The Prunus dulcis chromosome 3, ALMONDv2, whole genome shotgun sequence genome segment ATATTATAAGCATTTGcagaaaaaaaaggtgtttTTGTGTACTCGTGCACAGGCTTGCATCTGTGTCATGGGGGAAGGAGGGCGGGCGACCATATAGAGTTAGTCAAATTCAAGAAAGCAGAGGAAACAACAGTTTTAAACAATTAATGGTTGAGACAGTAAGCAAGTGGTGATTAAATTATGAACTATTGGACAGGATGATGACGCAAGTGAAGATTAAACAACAGTAAAACTTACTAGGCTAAAAAACTAATGGAAAACAGGAAGATATCAACAACACAAATAGCTTGCTTGTGTGTGCACGGTGTCAGCCCAATGCATGAGCATGTTGGCGATGGTAACTGAGCAGGAGGCCAAGAAAGAAGCCCATTGTTGTCGTTGCGGTGCTAGATTTGTTCGTATTCTTGTCATGCCTAGCTTATTGATGATGCAGAAACCCCATAAATCTCCCAATTGTGCATAAGTGACGAAGGCTCTCAGAAATTAGGTTTATCTAACACTAACTACTTCAAGGGATGCAATAGAACCCAGACAACTGCAATAATATCTACGAGTACAGGGTTCTTCTAGGACTGTTGTCACAGGCcattgaaaatcaaaatccagTGGACTCCATTTTCAGGACATCATAAAATAACTTACCCATGGAGAATCATGTATCTTTTTGCGTCCGTGTGATTTAATGTGCTCAGGTTCATTTCCATCGATAGTAGAATTGGGAGTGTCATGGCTATCTGAGACTAGCTGAAGGAGCTTCACGCTTCCCTTAAacatcaacaagaacaaaaaacaagaaagaataTTGATACATCTACATATTGTAATAGGCAATACATAATTGATCTATCAGGATTGAAACagtaaaattataaaaaaaatcttctgCAGAGTTTTAAACTAATTTTCTAGTTTATTTTACAAAAGAAATCAGGCTACGAATAGTTTTTATCTCTAAAAAGAGTGTATGCAATGCACCTGTAGAGCTCGCCAATGAGAGTAAGTACGGAATAAACACCAAAAGAAGGGAATATTAGGCAAAGGCAAAACCTGCATGGAATTAAAAACAACTCATGTAAGAATGGGAATTTAGTTGATCTGGCAAAAGGATATGTAAACTGCGAAGTGCAAAAGCATTTAAGGATCAACAGACTGAACAAATTCACAGTGAAATAAGAGTTGACAACTCAAGTTAACACATACGTACAGTAAATGCAGATGTCAGAGGAAGCAACGTAAACGAACCATATAAGTACTTTTTGTGTATGATAGATCCCCTGATAATCAGATAAAACTTCATATCAATAAATTTTGGTCCCATCATAGATCAATATAATATATCCAACGGAAATTAATGCCATCTTCAATAGCCCTTCAAGCGACAAACACCAAATGTACCACAGGAGCTTTTGGCAATTAAGTTACAAAGCTCATCAATCGACAGAAATTCCATGGGTCTTGGATCTATATATCATTCTCAATACATAAAGCTTAAGACTCCCTACAATCAATTTCACTCCTACTCTCCACTGTTAATGCATGAAGCTGTCAGAAAAGTACCTTGACCCATGATAAAATAACACCCAAATTTACTAAACTGTAATTACACATAATCTTCTAAATCTAGGTAAAGTcatatgaaattttgaaagtAGTCCAGCATTGATATACAATCTAAAGAGTCATAAACGATAAACATTGACTGAAAGAGCCTCGTTGATTTCAATTGGGTTGAGGAGCGACTCCATTCGTCAGTGAGGTTTATTTAGATTTGGTATTTTGGTTCTTGCTCAatacaaaggaaaaaagagaaaataagtAATACAATCAATAAATGTGGCTTGAAACCCTTAGTTATCATATGTGAAAGCAAAAGAATACCTCATAGCTATATGTCGTAACCTCCTACGGACAAGCCGTGCATTTAAGCTGCAAAACCCTAATATATGATTAGGAcaccaaaacataaaaaacgAAATATACAAAtcactgaaaaaaaaattgcaaataaaaattagaataTTGAGCATTCTTTTTGCACTAATAAATTCTTTTTCAGAGAGAAATACTAAAAGTAATCATTGTTTTGACTCAAAATTACCAAGTCTTCATTGTTTAGTGTTGTGATTGGGCATAGCTCATAAGTTGATatgctaatttttttattttatatattccTATTAGCCCATCTAATAGATAAAGAACCGTAAATTTCTGTGAAGTTCTATCAAATTCGTTGCAGACAGAATTTCACACTACCATGGGCTGTAGCATTTTGCATTGTACAATAAAAGGTGTTATCATTCCAAATGGCAAACGAATGAAAAGCGAGCTATTCTATATATGTGACTATCTGTTGTTTTTTCAAAGTAGTTCTTCATACAAACCCAGCAGAAAAATGGTGGAAGAAGTTGAAAAGATAGcgcttttaaaaagaaaagaaggaagcaATTTGTAAGTGAAAGCAACAGAAAGAAACCTTGAAGGATATGTAACTTCAACACCCGTGATCTCATTAGAGATTGATTTCAGGAAAATCTCAGAAGGCTTAACGCGAGCTAACAGCTTCAATCCCAACCTACATTATAACTGCTCAAGTTAAACTCATATCACCAAACTTTAGTGAGACATATGAAAACTCCAAAATTCACTCAAGGTTCTGTGAGCTTGTAGTTCTACTCACCCATGAAGCTTGTTTTTAAAAGTTCCCTGAGGCGCCTTCTCCAGCCCCATCCAGGCATTGTTCATCtactcaaaaacaaaatacaaaaccaTGATATCCAAATAGATATAAGAAAACCCCAGTGAAAATACAGCAGCAATAAATGCTAGAAATAACGGTTTTTTCTATGGACCTTGGTAGAGACAAAATCAACGAGGAGCTCAGCGTTGGCAGCAAAAGGGTTGGCATTGGTATTGGATGAGAAAGAGAGCTTTTTCCAGAGGTCTTTGAGAGTTGAAGGAATATGAGAGGCAGAATCTGAAACCAGAGGCTCAATGGATCTGCTGAAGCACCAGTTCCTCCCTCTAACAGGAAACACTATCACTCTCGCTCTCATCCTTCCCAGTTGTCACCACAACAACTATGAACTTTGGCCCCTTATCAACCCACTTATATAGATTTTTTCTTCGTGATCATTAAgcacacaaaacaaacaaaaaaatcaatagaataataaaaagaaagaaattgaatctttgttttgggtttttgtttttaattttaaaaaaaatcaacgaAATTGGTATATTCTAAGTCAgtgacgaagaagaagatgatgataaaGAATCATTGAATCTCCACTCTCAAacctttgaaaaaaaaaaacgctttcttttttccttaaaaaaaatccaagacGACGTCAAAGGAGTGGAGgaacagaaacaaaatattaaaaatcaaatccaaaaaatcaaaggaaTAAATGATGATGCAATGAGAATGTGGGAGTTTTGGGAATGAAGTTTCGATAGAACTGGAGGAGGAAAGCAAAGCATGAAACGAAAAGCCAAAATACAACCAAACCAACCAGCTAAGAAGCGACGAACATCAAGAAGAAGGAAGGTACCAGTTACAGAAGGGATCGTAGACGGAAGGAGAAGGGGAAGGGGAAGAGGAGAGGCGGCGTCATGTCATGgtgtgttgtgttttttgtGATTGTGAAGGCGAATCGAATGGAGGGTGACTCAGCTCTTCTCTTGTAGAGTCTCCACGTGGCACAATCCTGGGATTTAGTTATTTGGCCCATTGCCGTCCACTTACTTGAAACTTGATCCTATCCACTAGATGAGAAAATGGTTTAGTCGGAAGGTTATTATTAATCCACATGTTTTAATATGcaagctttttatttttaacatcaATCGATCGATAAAGCTATATAATTGTCCTTTTAATACGGATCCATTGGTAACACTATGTAATTGTCGTGCAAAACCTTTCttttaaaatgaatgaatTAGTAACACTACTGAACCATCGTGCTAcaccttttttatttctctacTTTGCTTTTACTAGGCTTGGTGAGTGATGTTTTCCTTTCAAATTTGACAGCTGATTCTGATTCTGATTCTAATTCCggtgttttaattttgttttatctcAAGTTGATACTTTCATTCTTC includes the following:
- the LOC117622760 gene encoding uncharacterized protein LOC117622760 isoform X2, with protein sequence MRARVIVFPVRGRNWCFSRSIEPLVSDSASHIPSTLKDLWKKLSFSSNTNANPFAANAELLVDFVSTKMNNAWMGLEKAPQGTFKNKLHGLGLKLLARVKPSEIFLKSISNEITGVEVTYPSRGSIIHKKYLYGSFTLLPLTSAFTVLPLPNIPFFWCLFRTYSHWRALQGSVKLLQLVSDSHDTPNSTIDGNEPEHIKSHGRKKIHDSPWVLQPSKELEELLHHGDEQDGLKKPAILDICKTFELNTNDVLKYRNSM
- the LOC117622760 gene encoding uncharacterized protein LOC117622760 isoform X1 yields the protein MRARVIVFPVRGRNWCFSRSIEPLVSDSASHIPSTLKDLWKKLSFSSNTNANPFAANAELLVDFVSTKMNNAWMGLEKAPQGTFKNKLHGLGLKLLARVKPSEIFLKSISNEITGVEVTYPSSLNARLVRRRLRHIAMRGSIIHKKYLYGSFTLLPLTSAFTVLPLPNIPFFWCLFRTYSHWRALQGSVKLLQLVSDSHDTPNSTIDGNEPEHIKSHGRKKIHDSPWVLQPSKELEELLHHGDEQDGLKKPAILDICKTFELNTNDVLKYRNSM
- the LOC117622760 gene encoding uncharacterized protein LOC117622760 isoform X3 gives rise to the protein MRARVIVFPVRGRNWCFSRSIEPLVSDSASHIPSTLKDLWKKLSFSSNTNANPFAANAELLVDFVSTKMNNAWMGLEKAPQGTFKNKLHGLGLKLLARVKPSEIFLKSISNEITGVEVTYPSSLNARLVRRRLRHIAMRGSIIHKKYLYGSFTLLPLTSAFTVLPLPNIPFFWCLFRTYSHWRALQVLQPSKELEELLHHGDEQDGLKKPAILDICKTFELNTNDVLKYRNSM